A genomic window from Salvia hispanica cultivar TCC Black 2014 chromosome 5, UniMelb_Shisp_WGS_1.0, whole genome shotgun sequence includes:
- the LOC125188751 gene encoding autophagy-related protein 18g-like isoform X3 — MKKGKGKSTKLLPNSLRIISSCIKTVSTNASTAVRSAAASISSPGDDRKEQVLWAGFDKLELSATSVRCALLLGYLKGFQVFDVEDASGIRELVSRRDGPVTFLQMLPAPAKGDGNGKYKSSHPILVVVGGNENERMTSAQCTGQGNSRRSSTDTSFGIPIELPTAVRFYSMKSNEYVKVIDFKSAVFMVRCCPRVVAIGLEEQIYCFDTLTLEKKFIVLTYPVPRVGEQGSSGINMIYGPMALGSRWLAYPPNRPFLLNTGRVSPKSLASSVSPSTSPGSGTIMARYAVESSKNLAAGLLNLGDMGYKKLSKYYPELLPESPSGSPGWKAGKLAASEPENAGVIVVKDLVSSDVIAQFRAHTSPILALCFDPSGTLLVTASVHGNNMNIFRIMPHKGGASGSGDWSTSYVHLYKLYRGITSAVIQDICFSRCSQWIAIVSARGTCHIFALSPYGGDEGFHTLHKPGQGTSLFLASTQPWWSTSSLTVNEQPSLPPPTCTLSAITRIKCSDSGLLNSVSNTAASMVGKLWVPSGAVAAIFHNSNSTGSTGSRDVKSTSTSLEHILVYTPSGFVVQHDILSSMGPELIESRTGSLSAPQANPQNEELRVKVEPTQWWDVCRRLENTEREECISGSIFDGLHDAEIDKDSKMVSQENASSSDKKLAKSDSLKSPDRSHWYLSNAEVQINSGRLPLWQKSKMHFHVMDSPIEECGPGGEYEIEKASSHELEIRHKDLLPIIDNFPRATRSGWIDRLVRGKEITHCSKRI; from the exons ATGAAGAAAGGCAAGGGGAAGAGCACCAAATTGCTGCCTAATTCCTTGAGGATTATCTCGTCCTGCATCAAAACGGTGTCGACGAATGCTAGCACCGCCGTGCGCTCTGCCGCCGCCTCCATTTCCTCCCCTGGAGACGATCGCAAGGAGCAG GTTTTGTGGGCTGGTTTTGACAAATTAGAACTCAGTGCTACTTCCGTCAGATGTGCACTATTACTTGGTTATCTGAAAGGTTTTCAGGTCTTTGATGTTGAGGATGCATCTGGTATAAGGGAATTGGTATCTAGGCGTGATGGGCCAGTTACCTTCTTGCAGATGCTTCCAGCTCCTGCAAAGGGTGATGGTAATGGAAAGTACAAATCATCACATCCTATACTGGTGGTGGTTGGTGGGAATGAGAACGAAAGAATGACATCAGCTCAGTGTACTGGTCAAGGCAATAGTAGACGTAGTTCGACAGATACGTCATTTGGGATCCCGATCGAACTCCCTACTGCTGTTCGATTTTACTCAATGAAGTCGAATGAATATGTAAAGGTTATTGACTTCAAATCAGCAGTATTCATGGTTAGATGCTGCCCACGAGTAGTAGCTATTGGTCTCGAAGAACAA ATCTACTGCTTTGACACCCTTACTCTTGAGAAGAAATTCATAGTTCTGACGTATCCTGTACCGCGAGTTGGAGAGCAAGGATCATCTGGAATCAACATGATTTATGGTCCAATGGCTCTGGGTTCAAGGTGGTTGGCTTATCCCCCTAATCGCCCATTTCTGTTAAATACGGGGCGTGTGAGTCCAAAAAGCCTTGCCTCTAGTGTGAGTCCATCAACATCACCAGGTAGCGGCACCATAATGGCTCGCTACGCAGTGGAGTCTAGCAAAAACTTAGCTGCAGGATTGCTCAACCTGGGGGACATGGGGTACAAGAAACTTTCCAAGTATTATCCAGAGCTGCTTCCAGAGAGTCCTAGTGGTTCTCCTGGCTGGAAAGCTGGGAAACTAGCAGCATCTGAACCAGAGAATGCGGGAGTG ATTGTTGTTAAGGATCTTGTTTCCTCGGATGTCATAGCACAATTTAGGGCTCATACAAGTCCAATACTGGCTTTGTGTTTTGACCCAAGTGGAACCCTTCTGGTTACTGCCTCTGTGCACGGAAATAACATGAACATCTTTAGGATCATGCCTCATAAAGGTGGGGCATCAGGTTCTGGTGACTGGAGCACTTCCTACGTGCATCTTTACAAGCTTTATCGTGGCATAACAAGTGCA GTCATCCAAGATATCTGCTTTAGTCGTTGCAGTCAGTGGATTGCTATTGTATCAGCAAGAGGAACTTGCCATATCTTTGCTCTATCTCCTTATGGAGGAGATGAAGGTTTTCATACTTTACATAAACCCGGACAAGGTACCTCTCTGTTTTTAGCTTCCACTCAGCCATGGTGGTCTACATCATCTTTGACTGTAAATGAGCAGCCTTCTTTGCCTCCACCTACGTGCACCCTCTCCGCCATCACCAGGATTAAGTGCAGTGACTCTGGCTTACTTAATTCAGTAAGCAATACTGCTGCTTCAATGGTGGGTAAGTTATGGGTGCCTTCTGGAGCTGTTGCTGCCATCTTCCATAATTCTAACTCTACTGGCTCCACTGGTTCTCGGGATGTTAAGTCGACTAGTACATCACTGGAGCATATCTTAGTTTATACCCCATCAGGCTTTGTGGTTCAGCATGACATCCTATCCTCAATGGGCCCTGAACTGATTGAGAGTAGAACCGGATCTTTGTCAGCCCCACAAGCTAACCCTCAAAATGAAGAGTTAAGGGTGAAGGTAGAACCCACTCAATGGTGGGATGTATGCAGAAGATTGGAAAATACGGAAAGAGAGGAGTGTATATCTGGAAGTATCTTTGATGGACTGCATGATGCGGAAATTGACAAGGATTCCAAAATGGTTTCTCAGGAGAATGCAAGTTCTAGTGACAAGAAACTAGCTAAGTCTGATTCTCTGAAGTCACCTGATAGATCTCACTGGTATTTGTCAAATGCAGAAGTACAAATAAACTCTGGCAGGTTACCATTATGGCAAAAGTCAAAG ATGCATTTCCACGTAATGGACTCTCCAATCGAAGAATGTGGTCCAGGTGGGGAGTATGAAATTGAGAAGGCTTCGTCACATGAGCTTGAGATAAGGCACAAAGATTTGTTGccaataattgataattttccTAGAGCAACAAGATCTGGCTGGATTGACAG GCTTGTTAGAGGAAAGGAAATTACCCACTGCTCTAAAAGAATTTGA
- the LOC125188751 gene encoding autophagy-related protein 18g-like isoform X1: MKKGKGKSTKLLPNSLRIISSCIKTVSTNASTAVRSAAASISSPGDDRKEQVLWAGFDKLELSATSVRCALLLGYLKGFQVFDVEDASGIRELVSRRDGPVTFLQMLPAPAKGDGNGKYKSSHPILVVVGGNENERMTSAQCTGQGNSRRSSTDTSFGIPIELPTAVRFYSMKSNEYVKVIDFKSAVFMVRCCPRVVAIGLEEQIYCFDTLTLEKKFIVLTYPVPRVGEQGSSGINMIYGPMALGSRWLAYPPNRPFLLNTGRVSPKSLASSVSPSTSPGSGTIMARYAVESSKNLAAGLLNLGDMGYKKLSKYYPELLPESPSGSPGWKAGKLAASEPENAGVIVVKDLVSSDVIAQFRAHTSPILALCFDPSGTLLVTASVHGNNMNIFRIMPHKGGASGSGDWSTSYVHLYKLYRGITSAVIQDICFSRCSQWIAIVSARGTCHIFALSPYGGDEGFHTLHKPGQGTSLFLASTQPWWSTSSLTVNEQPSLPPPTCTLSAITRIKCSDSGLLNSVSNTAASMVGKLWVPSGAVAAIFHNSNSTGSTGSRDVKSTSTSLEHILVYTPSGFVVQHDILSSMGPELIESRTGSLSAPQANPQNEELRVKVEPTQWWDVCRRLENTEREECISGSIFDGLHDAEIDKDSKMVSQENASSSDKKLAKSDSLKSPDRSHWYLSNAEVQINSGRLPLWQKSKMHFHVMDSPIEECGPGGEYEIEKASSHELEIRHKDLLPIIDNFPRATRSGWIDSSIPADEKHLSDSGSSDQTKEKTDGASIISHSKPPSFSSTESSEGGSSRRMENLLDLDHMAIDRPQTLGGHAEDKTGLRGGSRAIIPYPSQNTCNRILLVDNAAISRSSSLGNEMQSLHIDNPNSEADILIPSRIESTVDFGPLFKEGYYNKPELLDRCQSTEVITHEAKAGDDTPEEKLEDEEGPREEGWISGMFDFSE; the protein is encoded by the exons ATGAAGAAAGGCAAGGGGAAGAGCACCAAATTGCTGCCTAATTCCTTGAGGATTATCTCGTCCTGCATCAAAACGGTGTCGACGAATGCTAGCACCGCCGTGCGCTCTGCCGCCGCCTCCATTTCCTCCCCTGGAGACGATCGCAAGGAGCAG GTTTTGTGGGCTGGTTTTGACAAATTAGAACTCAGTGCTACTTCCGTCAGATGTGCACTATTACTTGGTTATCTGAAAGGTTTTCAGGTCTTTGATGTTGAGGATGCATCTGGTATAAGGGAATTGGTATCTAGGCGTGATGGGCCAGTTACCTTCTTGCAGATGCTTCCAGCTCCTGCAAAGGGTGATGGTAATGGAAAGTACAAATCATCACATCCTATACTGGTGGTGGTTGGTGGGAATGAGAACGAAAGAATGACATCAGCTCAGTGTACTGGTCAAGGCAATAGTAGACGTAGTTCGACAGATACGTCATTTGGGATCCCGATCGAACTCCCTACTGCTGTTCGATTTTACTCAATGAAGTCGAATGAATATGTAAAGGTTATTGACTTCAAATCAGCAGTATTCATGGTTAGATGCTGCCCACGAGTAGTAGCTATTGGTCTCGAAGAACAA ATCTACTGCTTTGACACCCTTACTCTTGAGAAGAAATTCATAGTTCTGACGTATCCTGTACCGCGAGTTGGAGAGCAAGGATCATCTGGAATCAACATGATTTATGGTCCAATGGCTCTGGGTTCAAGGTGGTTGGCTTATCCCCCTAATCGCCCATTTCTGTTAAATACGGGGCGTGTGAGTCCAAAAAGCCTTGCCTCTAGTGTGAGTCCATCAACATCACCAGGTAGCGGCACCATAATGGCTCGCTACGCAGTGGAGTCTAGCAAAAACTTAGCTGCAGGATTGCTCAACCTGGGGGACATGGGGTACAAGAAACTTTCCAAGTATTATCCAGAGCTGCTTCCAGAGAGTCCTAGTGGTTCTCCTGGCTGGAAAGCTGGGAAACTAGCAGCATCTGAACCAGAGAATGCGGGAGTG ATTGTTGTTAAGGATCTTGTTTCCTCGGATGTCATAGCACAATTTAGGGCTCATACAAGTCCAATACTGGCTTTGTGTTTTGACCCAAGTGGAACCCTTCTGGTTACTGCCTCTGTGCACGGAAATAACATGAACATCTTTAGGATCATGCCTCATAAAGGTGGGGCATCAGGTTCTGGTGACTGGAGCACTTCCTACGTGCATCTTTACAAGCTTTATCGTGGCATAACAAGTGCA GTCATCCAAGATATCTGCTTTAGTCGTTGCAGTCAGTGGATTGCTATTGTATCAGCAAGAGGAACTTGCCATATCTTTGCTCTATCTCCTTATGGAGGAGATGAAGGTTTTCATACTTTACATAAACCCGGACAAGGTACCTCTCTGTTTTTAGCTTCCACTCAGCCATGGTGGTCTACATCATCTTTGACTGTAAATGAGCAGCCTTCTTTGCCTCCACCTACGTGCACCCTCTCCGCCATCACCAGGATTAAGTGCAGTGACTCTGGCTTACTTAATTCAGTAAGCAATACTGCTGCTTCAATGGTGGGTAAGTTATGGGTGCCTTCTGGAGCTGTTGCTGCCATCTTCCATAATTCTAACTCTACTGGCTCCACTGGTTCTCGGGATGTTAAGTCGACTAGTACATCACTGGAGCATATCTTAGTTTATACCCCATCAGGCTTTGTGGTTCAGCATGACATCCTATCCTCAATGGGCCCTGAACTGATTGAGAGTAGAACCGGATCTTTGTCAGCCCCACAAGCTAACCCTCAAAATGAAGAGTTAAGGGTGAAGGTAGAACCCACTCAATGGTGGGATGTATGCAGAAGATTGGAAAATACGGAAAGAGAGGAGTGTATATCTGGAAGTATCTTTGATGGACTGCATGATGCGGAAATTGACAAGGATTCCAAAATGGTTTCTCAGGAGAATGCAAGTTCTAGTGACAAGAAACTAGCTAAGTCTGATTCTCTGAAGTCACCTGATAGATCTCACTGGTATTTGTCAAATGCAGAAGTACAAATAAACTCTGGCAGGTTACCATTATGGCAAAAGTCAAAG ATGCATTTCCACGTAATGGACTCTCCAATCGAAGAATGTGGTCCAGGTGGGGAGTATGAAATTGAGAAGGCTTCGTCACATGAGCTTGAGATAAGGCACAAAGATTTGTTGccaataattgataattttccTAGAGCAACAAGATCTGGCTGGATTGACAG TTCTATACCTGCTGACGAGAAACATCTTAGTGATTCCGGGAGTAGTGATCAAACTAAAGAAAAGACTGATGGAGCAAGTATTATTTCTCATTCCAAGCCGCCCTCTTTTAGCTCTACAGAAAGCTCAGAAGGAG GGTCATCCAGACGAATGGAGAATTTGCTTGATTTGGATCACATGGCCATTGATAGACCTCAGACTCTTGGTGGTCATGCTGAGGATAAGACCGGTCTCAGGGGGGGGTCGAGGGCAATTATTCCATACCCTTCGCAAAACACCTGCAACAGAATTCTTCTTGTTGATAATGCTGCAATCAGTAGGTCGTCCTCACTGGGGAATGAGATGCAGTCGCTGCATATTGACAATCCCAACTCAGAAGCAGACATCCTTATACCTTCGAGGATCGAATCAACTGTAGATTTTGGTCCGTTATTTAAGGAGGGATACTATAACAAACCAGAGCTCCTCGATCGTTGCCAGTCAACTGAGGTTATTACCCATGAAGCAAAGGCTGGTGATGACACCCCTGAGGAGAAGTTGGAAGATGAGGAAGGGCCTCGAGAGGAAGGTTGGATTAGTGGGATGTTCGATTTCTCTGAATAA
- the LOC125188751 gene encoding autophagy-related protein 18g-like isoform X2 yields MKKGKGKSTKLLPNSLRIISSCIKTVSTNASTAVRSAAASISSPGDDRKEQVLWAGFDKLELSATSVRCALLLGYLKGFQVFDVEDASGIRELVSRRDGPVTFLQMLPAPAKGDGNGKYKSSHPILVVVGGNENERMTSAQCTGQGNSRRSSTDTSFGIPIELPTAVRFYSMKSNEYVKVIDFKSAVFMVRCCPRVVAIGLEEQIYCFDTLTLEKKFIVLTYPVPRVGEQGSSGINMIYGPMALGSRWLAYPPNRPFLLNTGRVSPKSLASSVSPSTSPGSGTIMARYAVESSKNLAAGLLNLGDMGYKKLSKYYPELLPESPSGSPGWKAGKLAASEPENAGVIVVKDLVSSDVIAQFRAHTSPILALCFDPSGTLLVTASVHGNNMNIFRIMPHKGGASGSGDWSTSYVHLYKLYRGITSAVIQDICFSRCSQWIAIVSARGTCHIFALSPYGGDEGFHTLHKPGQGTSLFLASTQPWWSTSSLTVNEQPSLPPPTCTLSAITRIKCSDSGLLNSVSNTAASMVGKLWVPSGAVAAIFHNSNSTGSTGSRDVKSTSTSLEHILVYTPSGFVVQHDILSSMGPELIESRTGSLSAPQANPQNEELRVKVEPTQWWDVCRRLENTEREECISGSIFDGLHDAEIDKDSKMVSQENASSSDKKLAKSDSLKSPDRSHWYLSNAEVQINSGRLPLWQKSKMHFHVMDSPIEECGPGGEYEIEKASSHELEIRHKDLLPIIDNFPRATRSGWIDSHPLAAGTTLNRKQLFMMVIWLAVLYLLTRNILVIPGVVIKLKKRLMEQVLFLIPSRPLLALQKAQKEGHPDEWRICLIWITWPLIDLRLLVVMLRIRPVSGGGRGQLFHTLRKTPATEFFLLIMLQSVGRPHWGMRCSRCILTIPTQKQTSLYLRGSNQL; encoded by the exons ATGAAGAAAGGCAAGGGGAAGAGCACCAAATTGCTGCCTAATTCCTTGAGGATTATCTCGTCCTGCATCAAAACGGTGTCGACGAATGCTAGCACCGCCGTGCGCTCTGCCGCCGCCTCCATTTCCTCCCCTGGAGACGATCGCAAGGAGCAG GTTTTGTGGGCTGGTTTTGACAAATTAGAACTCAGTGCTACTTCCGTCAGATGTGCACTATTACTTGGTTATCTGAAAGGTTTTCAGGTCTTTGATGTTGAGGATGCATCTGGTATAAGGGAATTGGTATCTAGGCGTGATGGGCCAGTTACCTTCTTGCAGATGCTTCCAGCTCCTGCAAAGGGTGATGGTAATGGAAAGTACAAATCATCACATCCTATACTGGTGGTGGTTGGTGGGAATGAGAACGAAAGAATGACATCAGCTCAGTGTACTGGTCAAGGCAATAGTAGACGTAGTTCGACAGATACGTCATTTGGGATCCCGATCGAACTCCCTACTGCTGTTCGATTTTACTCAATGAAGTCGAATGAATATGTAAAGGTTATTGACTTCAAATCAGCAGTATTCATGGTTAGATGCTGCCCACGAGTAGTAGCTATTGGTCTCGAAGAACAA ATCTACTGCTTTGACACCCTTACTCTTGAGAAGAAATTCATAGTTCTGACGTATCCTGTACCGCGAGTTGGAGAGCAAGGATCATCTGGAATCAACATGATTTATGGTCCAATGGCTCTGGGTTCAAGGTGGTTGGCTTATCCCCCTAATCGCCCATTTCTGTTAAATACGGGGCGTGTGAGTCCAAAAAGCCTTGCCTCTAGTGTGAGTCCATCAACATCACCAGGTAGCGGCACCATAATGGCTCGCTACGCAGTGGAGTCTAGCAAAAACTTAGCTGCAGGATTGCTCAACCTGGGGGACATGGGGTACAAGAAACTTTCCAAGTATTATCCAGAGCTGCTTCCAGAGAGTCCTAGTGGTTCTCCTGGCTGGAAAGCTGGGAAACTAGCAGCATCTGAACCAGAGAATGCGGGAGTG ATTGTTGTTAAGGATCTTGTTTCCTCGGATGTCATAGCACAATTTAGGGCTCATACAAGTCCAATACTGGCTTTGTGTTTTGACCCAAGTGGAACCCTTCTGGTTACTGCCTCTGTGCACGGAAATAACATGAACATCTTTAGGATCATGCCTCATAAAGGTGGGGCATCAGGTTCTGGTGACTGGAGCACTTCCTACGTGCATCTTTACAAGCTTTATCGTGGCATAACAAGTGCA GTCATCCAAGATATCTGCTTTAGTCGTTGCAGTCAGTGGATTGCTATTGTATCAGCAAGAGGAACTTGCCATATCTTTGCTCTATCTCCTTATGGAGGAGATGAAGGTTTTCATACTTTACATAAACCCGGACAAGGTACCTCTCTGTTTTTAGCTTCCACTCAGCCATGGTGGTCTACATCATCTTTGACTGTAAATGAGCAGCCTTCTTTGCCTCCACCTACGTGCACCCTCTCCGCCATCACCAGGATTAAGTGCAGTGACTCTGGCTTACTTAATTCAGTAAGCAATACTGCTGCTTCAATGGTGGGTAAGTTATGGGTGCCTTCTGGAGCTGTTGCTGCCATCTTCCATAATTCTAACTCTACTGGCTCCACTGGTTCTCGGGATGTTAAGTCGACTAGTACATCACTGGAGCATATCTTAGTTTATACCCCATCAGGCTTTGTGGTTCAGCATGACATCCTATCCTCAATGGGCCCTGAACTGATTGAGAGTAGAACCGGATCTTTGTCAGCCCCACAAGCTAACCCTCAAAATGAAGAGTTAAGGGTGAAGGTAGAACCCACTCAATGGTGGGATGTATGCAGAAGATTGGAAAATACGGAAAGAGAGGAGTGTATATCTGGAAGTATCTTTGATGGACTGCATGATGCGGAAATTGACAAGGATTCCAAAATGGTTTCTCAGGAGAATGCAAGTTCTAGTGACAAGAAACTAGCTAAGTCTGATTCTCTGAAGTCACCTGATAGATCTCACTGGTATTTGTCAAATGCAGAAGTACAAATAAACTCTGGCAGGTTACCATTATGGCAAAAGTCAAAG ATGCATTTCCACGTAATGGACTCTCCAATCGAAGAATGTGGTCCAGGTGGGGAGTATGAAATTGAGAAGGCTTCGTCACATGAGCTTGAGATAAGGCACAAAGATTTGTTGccaataattgataattttccTAGAGCAACAAGATCTGGCTGGATTGACAG TCATCCATTAGCTGCTGGCACAACATTAAACAGGAAACAGCTCTTTATGATGGTTATTTGGTTAGCTG TTCTATACCTGCTGACGAGAAACATCTTAGTGATTCCGGGAGTAGTGATCAAACTAAAGAAAAGACTGATGGAGCAAGTATTATTTCTCATTCCAAGCCGCCCTCTTTTAGCTCTACAGAAAGCTCAGAAGGAG GGTCATCCAGACGAATGGAGAATTTGCTTGATTTGGATCACATGGCCATTGATAGACCTCAGACTCTTGGTGGTCATGCTGAGGATAAGACCGGTCTCAGGGGGGGGTCGAGGGCAATTATTCCATACCCTTCGCAAAACACCTGCAACAGAATTCTTCTTGTTGATAATGCTGCAATCAGTAGGTCGTCCTCACTGGGGAATGAGATGCAGTCGCTGCATATTGACAATCCCAACTCAGAAGCAGACATCCTTATACCTTCGAGGATCGAATCAACTGTAG
- the LOC125188751 gene encoding autophagy-related protein 18g-like isoform X4 produces MKKGKGKSTKLLPNSLRIISSCIKTVSTNASTAVRSAAASISSPGDDRKEQVLWAGFDKLELSATSVRCALLLGYLKGFQVFDVEDASGIRELVSRRDGPVTFLQMLPAPAKGDGNGKYKSSHPILVVVGGNENERMTSAQCTGQGNSRRSSTDTSFGIPIELPTAVRFYSMKSNEYVKVIDFKSAVFMVRCCPRVVAIGLEEQIYCFDTLTLEKKFIVLTYPVPRVGEQGSSGINMIYGPMALGSRWLAYPPNRPFLLNTGRVSPKSLASSVSPSTSPGSGTIMARYAVESSKNLAAGLLNLGDMGYKKLSKYYPELLPESPSGSPGWKAGKLAASEPENAGVIVVKDLVSSDVIAQFRAHTSPILALCFDPSGTLLVTASVHGNNMNIFRIMPHKGGASGSGDWSTSYVHLYKLYRGITSAVIQDICFSRCSQWIAIVSARGTCHIFALSPYGGDEGFHTLHKPGQGTSLFLASTQPWWSTSSLTVNEQPSLPPPTCTLSAITRIKCSDSGLLNSVSNTAASMVGKLWVPSGAVAAIFHNSNSTGSTGSRDVKSTSTSLEHILVYTPSGFVVQHDILSSMGPELIESRTGSLSAPQANPQNEELRVKVEPTQWWDVCRRLENTEREECISGSIFDGLHDAEIDKDSKMVSQENASSSDKKLAKSDSLKSPDRSHWYLSNAEVQINSGRLPLWQKSKMHFHVMDSPIEECGPGGEYEIEKASSHELEIRHKDLLPIIDNFPRATRSGWIDSMDGMCIGLDGY; encoded by the exons ATGAAGAAAGGCAAGGGGAAGAGCACCAAATTGCTGCCTAATTCCTTGAGGATTATCTCGTCCTGCATCAAAACGGTGTCGACGAATGCTAGCACCGCCGTGCGCTCTGCCGCCGCCTCCATTTCCTCCCCTGGAGACGATCGCAAGGAGCAG GTTTTGTGGGCTGGTTTTGACAAATTAGAACTCAGTGCTACTTCCGTCAGATGTGCACTATTACTTGGTTATCTGAAAGGTTTTCAGGTCTTTGATGTTGAGGATGCATCTGGTATAAGGGAATTGGTATCTAGGCGTGATGGGCCAGTTACCTTCTTGCAGATGCTTCCAGCTCCTGCAAAGGGTGATGGTAATGGAAAGTACAAATCATCACATCCTATACTGGTGGTGGTTGGTGGGAATGAGAACGAAAGAATGACATCAGCTCAGTGTACTGGTCAAGGCAATAGTAGACGTAGTTCGACAGATACGTCATTTGGGATCCCGATCGAACTCCCTACTGCTGTTCGATTTTACTCAATGAAGTCGAATGAATATGTAAAGGTTATTGACTTCAAATCAGCAGTATTCATGGTTAGATGCTGCCCACGAGTAGTAGCTATTGGTCTCGAAGAACAA ATCTACTGCTTTGACACCCTTACTCTTGAGAAGAAATTCATAGTTCTGACGTATCCTGTACCGCGAGTTGGAGAGCAAGGATCATCTGGAATCAACATGATTTATGGTCCAATGGCTCTGGGTTCAAGGTGGTTGGCTTATCCCCCTAATCGCCCATTTCTGTTAAATACGGGGCGTGTGAGTCCAAAAAGCCTTGCCTCTAGTGTGAGTCCATCAACATCACCAGGTAGCGGCACCATAATGGCTCGCTACGCAGTGGAGTCTAGCAAAAACTTAGCTGCAGGATTGCTCAACCTGGGGGACATGGGGTACAAGAAACTTTCCAAGTATTATCCAGAGCTGCTTCCAGAGAGTCCTAGTGGTTCTCCTGGCTGGAAAGCTGGGAAACTAGCAGCATCTGAACCAGAGAATGCGGGAGTG ATTGTTGTTAAGGATCTTGTTTCCTCGGATGTCATAGCACAATTTAGGGCTCATACAAGTCCAATACTGGCTTTGTGTTTTGACCCAAGTGGAACCCTTCTGGTTACTGCCTCTGTGCACGGAAATAACATGAACATCTTTAGGATCATGCCTCATAAAGGTGGGGCATCAGGTTCTGGTGACTGGAGCACTTCCTACGTGCATCTTTACAAGCTTTATCGTGGCATAACAAGTGCA GTCATCCAAGATATCTGCTTTAGTCGTTGCAGTCAGTGGATTGCTATTGTATCAGCAAGAGGAACTTGCCATATCTTTGCTCTATCTCCTTATGGAGGAGATGAAGGTTTTCATACTTTACATAAACCCGGACAAGGTACCTCTCTGTTTTTAGCTTCCACTCAGCCATGGTGGTCTACATCATCTTTGACTGTAAATGAGCAGCCTTCTTTGCCTCCACCTACGTGCACCCTCTCCGCCATCACCAGGATTAAGTGCAGTGACTCTGGCTTACTTAATTCAGTAAGCAATACTGCTGCTTCAATGGTGGGTAAGTTATGGGTGCCTTCTGGAGCTGTTGCTGCCATCTTCCATAATTCTAACTCTACTGGCTCCACTGGTTCTCGGGATGTTAAGTCGACTAGTACATCACTGGAGCATATCTTAGTTTATACCCCATCAGGCTTTGTGGTTCAGCATGACATCCTATCCTCAATGGGCCCTGAACTGATTGAGAGTAGAACCGGATCTTTGTCAGCCCCACAAGCTAACCCTCAAAATGAAGAGTTAAGGGTGAAGGTAGAACCCACTCAATGGTGGGATGTATGCAGAAGATTGGAAAATACGGAAAGAGAGGAGTGTATATCTGGAAGTATCTTTGATGGACTGCATGATGCGGAAATTGACAAGGATTCCAAAATGGTTTCTCAGGAGAATGCAAGTTCTAGTGACAAGAAACTAGCTAAGTCTGATTCTCTGAAGTCACCTGATAGATCTCACTGGTATTTGTCAAATGCAGAAGTACAAATAAACTCTGGCAGGTTACCATTATGGCAAAAGTCAAAG ATGCATTTCCACGTAATGGACTCTCCAATCGAAGAATGTGGTCCAGGTGGGGAGTATGAAATTGAGAAGGCTTCGTCACATGAGCTTGAGATAAGGCACAAAGATTTGTTGccaataattgataattttccTAGAGCAACAAGATCTGGCTGGATTGACAG TATGGATGGCATGTGCATAGGGTTAGATGGGTATTAG